DNA from Drosophila busckii strain San Diego stock center, stock number 13000-0081.31 chromosome 2R, ASM1175060v1, whole genome shotgun sequence:
tttgtagctctGCAGCTATTTTGTCtgctgtaattatttttatgccagATAACAATTTCGATATTGTCAGCATGTAAATTTGCCAGCGCTGATGTCATTAGGCCATTAGGCGAGCTcaaactttgcttaaattttaaaataccaacagcagcgcatatatattttatatatatacactttttttttttggtggcaACAGCCAATGTGGCTTGTCAGCAACTGACAgtacacaacagcaacaatattaacGTAGTAGCGtcagtgttgctgttgctgtttgctatgttgttgtcgtcgctttaacaatttgcaataaattagcagcaagTTTTCACTTGAAATGCAACTcgaattgcagttgctgctgctgctcaggcGACACTTTCAGCaggcattttctttttgcttaccGTTAGCAACAGTCGCTTTGCCCCGCCAGCAACTGACAGTTAAcactctttttgttgctgctgctgctgctgttgttgctgttggcatgcagcagcatgcTTTGAAAATTTCACACTCCAACTAACGTTGAGGTTTTGCTCGTgttgctacaacaacaacaacaacaacagctgctgctgctgctgctgcacactaATTTCTACCTGGCTGCCACATTTTATGGCACCCTGCGTCTGTTGCAACCAGCTGCTTGCACCGCATGCAGttagtgccacgcccacaattgTTACCATTTACGCTGTAGCTGAAATTATGCTTAACCCTTTTAAGTGGCTCAATTTGTGCATTCCCGGAATGCATTAGATGCCTTTATAATGAGCGCTTAAATCACAACTGATTATAGTACtagctttgaatattttgtattttaaccATATAAATCCATTTTGAGCGTAACTTTGCTTTTAGCCGTAAAAGTCCATTCCACCTCACCcgtaaatataaaagtaaccTTATAAAAACCCTCGGGTGCTACTTCAGGCAAACCATCGCCAGTATAAACACAATTTTCGAACTTGTACACATCCCTAGGCCAGGGATCAGCATTTTCTAGCGCTGGCAAATTGGAGCAGTAGCCTACGTTCTTGAGCGCGACATTTTCATAATACGAAGCAACAAATGCCTTGAAACTTTGCTTGGGTATAGACCAAGGCATTAGTTTGTAATCGTCCTCATCACCAGTATTGCTACGCAAGAAGATGCCCTCAACCTGTTAAGGcaatttagtaatttaattaattgattttaatctAATACTCACCATAGTTGTTTCATCCATATCGTATTTACAATCGATAATGCCATTCATAGCAAATTCACCACGTTTTATGCGCTCAATTGCCAAGTCGATGTTTAATTTGGCTGGATCCGAGCTAGTGCCTTCAAATGACAGCGGCTCAAATTCCCAAAGACGCTGCAATTAACTTTCGTAAATTCAGCTcactaaatttgtttgctaaaaacttacagcgctgcttgcagcaTCCAAAATGAAGAGCGTCAgtgctaaaattaataacGACATCTTCAAATGCTGTAGCTTGTCTAAATGCTAAGCGCTCATGTCAGCTCTTTATAAATAGcctaattttgtatataatatatgcattCTTAACTTGATTGAAATTAACATTGTACAATGTACAATTTTGCTTTACAGCTGcagaaatattaatttcagcttgttgttaaattaaataattgctgctGATAAAATACGATGCACAACtgcacaatatttattttatatagaatagAAACTTTAACCccataaatcatttttgcgCATGATTTTGGCAACAACCGTAAATAACCAATGCACATCGCCAGTAAAATTGAAACTAACTTTATAAAAACCTCAGGCAAGCCATCATCAAAATAGGCGCACTGCTCGAACTTATAGACACCCTTGGACCACGGATTCACTTTTTTCATTGCTGGAAAAGTAGAGCACTGTCCTACGTTTTTGAGAGCGACGTTTTCATAATACGTATAGACAAATGTCTTAAAGTTTGCTTTGGTATAGCCCAGAGCATCAGCATATAATCGTCTTCATCACCAGTAGCTTGCCTCTACCTCTGCATTCAATCACTTTTATAACTTAAGGTATTCCTTTTAAAGTAATACTTTCCATAGTTCTTTCATGCATAATTTCATATTCACAATCGATGAAACCATTCAAACCGTATTCACCACGTTTTATGCGTTCGATGTTTAATTTCGAGGTATCCGAGCTATTGCCTTCAAATGTCAAGATCCCAAAGACGCTGCaaataacttttataaattcaGTTAACCAACTTTGATATAACTTACCGCACTGCTAGCAGCATCAAATAGTATTAACAACAGAGCTAACCCAGCAATAAGCAACGACATCTTCGCATGCTTTGACTGTTGTAAGTTCTAAGCTCTCAtgtaagctttatatatatgagtgcttaatttgattaaaattaacattgtTAACAAGTACATTGTTGTAAACAGATATCGCATATTCTATATTATGCTTATAACAgcttttaatacatttaaattatggtTAATAGAGACTTTCAAATGTTTCCCCTCTTTCACGACTTATTATAGAgtagtttttaaattgatagAAAACTTGGGCagaaattttgcatttgttaaggGAACACCAGCAAgtaatctttaaaaaaaagaaaaccaccAGAAActactaatttttattttgagctatgattaaagcataaaattgattgaaagTCAAAGACTTTAACCGTATAAATCCTTTCTGGACGTAATTTTGCTTATAACCGTAAAGGTCCAATCCACCTCGCCAGTAAATGTGAAAATAACCTTATAAAAACCTTCGGGTGCAATGTCAGGCAAGCCGTCGCCAGTATAGATACACTTGTCGAACTTATAGGCATTCTGTGGCCAGGGAGTCATATTTTCTACCGCAGGCAAATTCGAGCAGTGCCCTACGTTTGCGAGTGCCATATGTTCGTAATACTTTCCGAGAAACTCTGGAAAAGTTTGTTTTGGTACTGCCCAAGGCAGCAGCTTGTAATCAGCCTCGTCCCCAGTATTACTACGATAGCCAACCGCCTCCACCTGTAAAGGCAATTTGTAGCACCTAAAGTATTATTTTGAAACTAATACTTACCATAGTTGTTTTATCCATATCGTATTTACAATCGATTACCCCAGTCATTGCGAATTCACGTTTTACGCGTTCAACTGCCATGTCGATATTTAATTTGGAAGGATCCGAGCTAGTGCCTTCAAATGTCAAAGGCTCATAGTCCCAGCGACGCTGCAAACAGCTTTATAACTACtgttaaaattgtttgattcTACTTACCTGACTGCTAGCGGCATCAAATAATATTAGCGTTAGAGCCAACACAGTAATAAAAAACGACATATTCGATTGCTTTGACTGCTGTAACTTCTAAGCGCGAGCGTAAGCTTTTTATAAGCAGACTATATGCTCTTAACTTGATTGAAATTAACATTGTTAACAAGTTTGTacatttttgcttgccacGCGTAAAAGCTTTGAAGCTTCAGCttgttattatataattaattgttactGATAACAACTAGACTAGAATATTAGCAATTAACAACTGTTCAATATTCGCTATTGAGCCAGCTATAAAACATCTATtagaataattaattaacccttttatttaattaaagatcGTTGAATTTTTTGCAAGCAGTAGCACATTTTTTATTCGGCTATGGAAGAGCACAAAGgtgtttttgaaaaaaaaaaaaggaaaacccGGAGAACCTACAGATTTCTATTTTAAGCTATGACTAAAATTTAACCGTATAAATCAGTTTTGGGCACGACTTTGGTCTTAACCATAAAGGACCAATCCACCTCGCCAGTAGCggagaaaattattttataataaccTTCGGGTGCTATTTCAGGCAAACCTTCCCCAGTAAACTCACACATATCCAACTTATAGGCATTCTTGGGAAAGGGATGCACATTATCTACCGCTGGGAAATTCGTGCAATGTCCAATGTTCTTTAGTACCATACTTTCATAATAGTTTTCGATAAACTTTCCAAAAGTCTGCTTTTCTATACACCAAGGCATTAGTTTGTAGTCGTCCTCATCACCAGTATTGCTACGCCAGGCAATTGCCTCTATCTGGAgaggcaaacattttatagcaataggcgtattattttaatagtaaTGCTTACCATAGTTGTATCATCCACATCATATTTGACGTCGATAACACCATCCATTGCAAATTCACCACGTTTTATGCGTTTAATTCCCAAGTCGATACCTAATTTCGAATGATCAGAGCTAATGCCTTCAAATTCCAAAGGCTCATAGTCCCAGCGACGCTGCAAAAAAcgtttataatttcaattgaaaatgtttgatAATACTTACTTCACCTTTAGCAGCATCAAATAATATGAACAGCAGAGTTAaccaaacaataaacaacgaCATCTTTGAAAGCTGCGGCTTTACCGGTTACCTTCAAGCGTCCGGGTTAGCTTTTTATAACCATTCTAACAGTAAATTGCTGCTTAACTTGATCAAAATTAACATTGCTAACAAGTATTACACATTGTTGCTTTACATGCATAAACAGAACATTTagcttgttattaaattaaataattgttgctgataaaaactataacaacatttataattaacaactgaacacttgtttttatttaacaacatCTGTACAAAGTATTACGCTAACCATACAAGTTAACTTTTGTTGTAACCTTTACAATACTTGTCATGTTCCACTCCACTTCACCCGTCACCATAAACACCACCTTGTAGTATCCTTCGGGTGTTACATCAGGCAAACCATCACCAGTTGCTACACAATTCTTAAATGTATAAGTTCCTCTAGCCCAAGGCCAGGCATTCTCTGGCTCTGGCAATTTTGAACAGTTTTTTACATTCAAATAGAGCATTTTCTCATAGAAATTTTCCAAATATTCCTGATATGTTTGCTTGGGTATGCCCATGGGCAGCAGCTTATAATCTTCTTCGTTGCCAGTGTTGCTGCGATAGCCCATGGATTCCACctgttaaaacaaataatttaatcaactTATCAGcatctaaatttaattattaccATTGTAGTTTCATCTGCATCGAAATTCCAAAAGAGTTCGCCACTGAAAGCATATTCTCCACGATTTATGCGTACAACTTCCGATTCAAGATTTAGTTTGTTAGGATCCGAAGTTTGTGACACTATAGAAATTGGCTCATACTCCCATTGTGGCTGCAATTaacatgaaaaattaaaatattgctgtgtatatcattttttgtttatacctTGCAGATACAGTGTTGAAACAGTACAAGTAATACGAACAACGACTTAATCAGCTCAAATatcattttgaaataatatcaataagctaagcagctgagctttttatagcaataaatgttGACGAACATTCAcgtgaaataataaattacattgtTAACATGCGCATTGAAATTATGTAATTTAGATAATTATCtgaatataaaaacattgtgtaaataaacataGAATTCGCATACCGAAGCATTCAAAGGTTCAAGGGTATAACAAAGTCTCAAAATAGTCTCATTCCTATGTGTATCATTATTATATAAGCCTGTGCTATAGTGTACACAACTTTTAAAagattagttaattaaaaaaaaaattgaataatagTATGTTTagtcaaaaagaaaaacgtttattttttatgcaacttttataatatatatatttctgttgttttaggcgaacatttgcataaataattacactAGCCAAACAAGTCTATTTTTCTTGTAATTTTcacaataattgtaaaattccACTGCACTTCACCTGTGAAAAGAAACAACACCTTGTAGTATCCTTCGGGTGTTATATCAGGCAAACCTTCACCAGTTGCTGTACAATTCTCAAATGTATAAGTTCTTTTGGCCCAAGGCCAGACATTATCCGGCTCTGGAACAgttgcacaattttttgtatttgcatagagaatttttgcataataattttttaaatattcctGATATGTTTGCTTGGGTATACCCAAGGGTAAAAGCGTATAATCTTCTTCGTTGCCAGTGTTACTGCGATAGCCCTTAGATTCCACCTGTTAAAGCAAATCATTTATTCCATATTCagaatctatatatattaagcttaCCATTGTTGTGTCATCTACATCGTAATTCCAAAAGAGAAAGCCAGTTAAAGCGTATTCTCCACGTTTAATGCGTACAACTTCCGCTTCAACATTTACTTTGTTAGGATCCGCAGTTTGACTCACTACAGAAATTGGTTCATACTCCCATTGTCGCTGCAAGTGGcactaacaattaaaatattttgttgtgtatatcattttttgtttatacctTGCAGATACAGTTTTGAATCAGTACATGCAATAGGAGCATCGACTTAATCACCTCAAATatcattttgaaataataGCAATAAGCTAAGTAGCTGagctttttatagcaaaaggTTGTAACGATCATACACGTGGAAAAATTAACATTGTTAACATGCGCattgattaaaattatgtaagttagatatagaaatatagattagaaatataaaactttgtGTAAATAAACGTAAAATTCGTATACAGAATCATTAAAAGGTTCAAGGGTATAACAAACTCTTAAAATAGTCtcagtaataaaatattcatatgggtatcattaatatataaacCTTATTTATCGAAATGGAAAAGGTTTTCCAGCTtcaaaagttaatttaaaacaaaaataaatcattttttaatcGTTTATTTGTAGTGCTGTTGTAGGCAAATAAATCAGTATTTCGATATTTTTACAATAACCTCGGAAAAActcttttaatatatttacaactgcataatattttttatttgtataaacaattacaTTAACCAAACAAATCTATCTTTGTTTTAACTTTCACAATAGTTGTCAAATTCCATACTACCTCACCCGTGACAAGAAATAAAATCTTGTAGTATCCTTCGGGCATCAAATCTGGCATGCCATCGGCCGCAGCTCCACAATTTTCAAATCTATAAGTTTGTTTAGCCCATGGCCAGACATTATCGGGATGTGGTAATCCAGAACAGTTTCTTGTATTCAGAAAGACCGTAGTCGTATAAAAGGCAtctaaatattgcttaaaagTCTGCTTAGGTATGTTAAGAGGCAGACGCCTATAATCTGCTTCCTCGCCAGTATTACTGCGATAGGCGTTACATTCCACCTGTTGACAGCAAAGAATTCTTTGTATTCTGGCAGCTTAATATGCTTAATAACTTTACCAATGTTGTTTCATCTGCATCATAATTCCAATAGAGCACGCCTGTGAAGGCGTATTCACCACG
Protein-coding regions in this window:
- the LOC108595931 gene encoding uncharacterized protein LOC108595931 — encoded protein: MSLFIVWLTLLFILFDAAKGERRWDYEPLEFEGISSDHSKLGIDLGIKRIKRGEFAMDGVIDVKYDVDDTTMIEAIAWRSNTGDEDDYKLMPWCIEKQTFGKFIENYYESMVLKNIGHCTNFPAVDNVHPFPKNAYKLDMCEFTGEGLPEIAPEGYYKIIFSATGEVDWSFMVKTKVVPKTDLYG
- the LOC108595934 gene encoding uncharacterized protein LOC108595934 — protein: MSFFITVLALTLILFDAASSQRRWDYEPLTFEGTSSDPSKLNIDMAVERVKREFAMTGVIDCKYDMDKTTMVEAVGYRSNTGDEADYKLLPWAVPKQTFPEFLGKYYEHMALANVGHCSNLPAVENMTPWPQNAYKFDKCIYTGDGLPDIAPEGFYKVIFTFTGEVDWTFTVISKITSRKDLYG
- the LOC108595935 gene encoding uncharacterized protein LOC108595935 encodes the protein MSLLILALTLFILDAASSARLWEFEPLSFEGTSSDPAKLNIDLAIERIKRGEFAMNGIIDCKYDMDETTMVEGIFLRSNTGDEDDYKLMPWSIPKQSFKAFVASYYENVALKNVGYCSNLPALENADPWPRDVYKFENCVYTGDGLPEVAPEGFYKVTFIFTGEVEWTFTAKSKVTLKMDLYG
- the LOC108594913 gene encoding uncharacterized protein LOC108594913: MIFELIKSLFVLLVLFQHCICKPQWEYEPISIVSQTSDPNKLNLESEVVRINRGEYAFSGELFWNFDADETTMVESMGYRSNTGNEEDYKLLPMGIPKQTYQEYLENFYEKMLYLNVKNCSKLPEPENAWPWARGTYTFKNCVATGDGLPDVTPEGYYKVVFMVTGEVEWNMTSIVKVTTKVNLYG
- the LOC108594911 gene encoding uncharacterized protein LOC108594911, with amino-acid sequence MIFMVIKSMLLLIALFEDCTCKRQWEYEPISIVAQTSDRSKLNLEAEVVRVKRGEYAFTGVLYWNYDADETTLVECNAYRSNTGEEADYRRLPLNIPKQTFKQYLDAFYTTTVFLNTRNCSGLPHPDNVWPWAKQTYRFENCGAAADGMPDLMPEGYYKILFLVTGEVVWNLTTIVKVKTKIDLFG
- the LOC108594912 gene encoding uncharacterized protein LOC108594912, whose protein sequence is MIFEVIKSMLLLHVLIQNCICKRQWEYEPISVVSQTADPNKVNVEAEVVRIKRGEYALTGFLFWNYDVDDTTMVESKGYRSNTGNEEDYTLLPLGIPKQTYQE